A window of the Candidatus Nitrosotalea okcheonensis genome harbors these coding sequences:
- a CDS encoding NusA-like transcription termination signal-binding factor, producing the protein MTETIKLSTDQIKLMSLFQNVTGATARDCIEDEKQDRVIFVVNHGKMGLAIGKGGSTIKNLQNVVKRNVELVEYSEEPSEFLKNMLNPKLVSEVKINKRLDGSLQAIILVDAKKKGIVVGREGRNAEKARLLAKRYFQISSVLIQSPEKIME; encoded by the coding sequence ATGACGGAAACAATCAAACTATCAACAGATCAAATAAAACTGATGTCACTTTTTCAGAATGTGACAGGAGCTACAGCACGAGACTGTATTGAAGACGAGAAACAAGACCGAGTTATATTCGTGGTAAATCATGGTAAAATGGGGTTAGCCATTGGAAAAGGCGGTTCTACAATAAAGAATCTGCAAAATGTAGTAAAACGAAATGTTGAGCTTGTAGAATATTCTGAAGAACCATCTGAATTTCTAAAAAATATGCTTAATCCAAAATTAGTTTCTGAAGTGAAAATAAATAAGAGACTTGATGGTTCACTTCAAGCAATTATTCTAGTTGATGCAAAAAAGAAAGGAATTGTAGTGGGCAGAGAAGGCCGCAATGCAGAAAAAGCAAGACTCTTAGCAAAGAGATACTTTCAAATTTCCAGTGTTCTTATTCAAAGTCCGGAGAAAATAATGGAGTAA